In a single window of the Euleptes europaea isolate rEulEur1 chromosome 4, rEulEur1.hap1, whole genome shotgun sequence genome:
- the LOC130476964 gene encoding interferon kappa-like: MIAKICLHICLLMLFFSEVSSQGCGDLRVQLSTTNTNILERLKSKMRTNLPLQCLSDMREFIATQVILKEIQKSLEDNPVVAIHEIFQQIIGIFNQNLTETAWDENSMAAFQIELHQQIQHLGTCSNTEMENDIPSPRAQNVQLTRLRVKRYFQRIDNFLKEKQHSLCAWDVVQLEIKQCLLLVGRLTNWIPN; this comes from the coding sequence ATGATTGCAAAGATCTGTCTGCATATTTGTCTATTGATGCTTTTCTTCAGTGAAGTCTCATCTCAGGGCTGTGGTGATCTTCGCGTACAGCTAAGCACCACCAACACGAACATCTTGGAACGTCTGAAGAGCAAAATGAGAACAAATCTTCCTCTGCAGTGCCTAAGTGACATGAGAGAATTCATTGCCACCCAAGTCATTCTCAAGGAGATCCAAAAGTCCCTAGAAGATAATCCTGTGGTGGCCATTCATGAAATCTTCCAACAGATCATTGGCATTTTCAACCAAAACCTGACAGAAACAGCTTGGGATGAGAATTCCATGGCAGCATTCCAGATTGAACTTCACCAGCAAATTCAGCACCTGGGAACATGTTCGAATACAGAGATGGAGAATGACATCCCGTCTCCAAGAGCTCAGAACGTCCAGCTCACCAGGCTGAGAGTGAAAAGATACTTCCAAAGGATCGACAACTTCCTGAAAGAGAAGCAACACAGTCTGTGTGCCTGGGATGTTGTCCAGCTGGAAATCAAGCAATGTCTCCTGTTGGTGGGCCGACTCACAAACTGGATCCCAAACTAA
- the LOC130476962 gene encoding interferon epsilon-like, translated as MNTILTKRWLHIYLVMLFFSEVSTQSCSSLRVKLSTTNKNNLELLKNKMRTNLPLQCLSDMREFIATQDILKEIQKSLEDNPVVAIREIFQQIIGIFNQNLTETAWDENSMAAFQIELHQQIQHLGTCLSTAMENDSPSPRAQNAQLTRLRVKRYFQRIDNFLKEKQHSLCAWEVVQLEVKQCLLLVDQLTNRIPN; from the coding sequence ATGAACACCATACTTACAAAACGATGGCTGCATATATACTTAGTGATGCTTTTCTTCAGTGAAGTCTCAACTCAGAGCTGTTCTAGTCTTCGTGTAAAGCTAAGCACCACCAACAAGAACAACTTGGAACTTCTGAAGAACAAAATGAGAACAAATCTTCCTCTGCAGTGCCTAAGCGACATGAGAGAATTCATTGCCACCCAAGACATTCTCAAGGAGATCCAAAAGTCCCTAGAAGATAATCCTGTGGTGGCCATTCGTGAAATCTTCCAACAGATCATCGGCATTTTCAACCAAAACCTGACAGAAACAGCTTGGGATGAGAATTCCATGGCAGCATTCCAGATTGAACTTCACCAGCAAATTCAGCACCTGGGAACATGTTTGAGTACAGCGATGGAGAATGACAGCCCGTCTCCAAGAGCTCAGAACGCCCAGCTCACAAGGCTGAGAGTGAAAAGATACTTCCAAAGGATCGACAACTTCCTGAAAGAGAAGCAGCACAGTCTGTGTGCCTGGGAAGTCGTCCAGCTGGAAGTCAAGCAATGTCTCCTGTTGGTGGACCAACTCACAAATAGGATCCCAAACTAA